The genomic segment GCGGTGGTGGTTCGGAACGAGTCAGTGTTGAAGTCGCGTCTGAAACGGTTGTTCGTCTTTGACCGTCAGTTACCGAAGAACAACAAAGATGTAGCAACAGAGTTCGAACCGAGCTCGGTGTGCTTGGCGAAAATGGTGCAGAATTTCATGGAGGAACAACCTCCGGCACCGAAATGCGGTCGCAACCGCTGCAACTGCTTCAACGCAAATAGCTCCGACGAAGACGATTTCGATCTCTTTGGTGCACCGCCACCAGAATCATCCACTACCGACGCCGCTGAATCTCTCAAGGTGGATAATCAATCTCAATTATagtccaattttattttaatttatcacagTTTCTTTGATTTATGacaattttgattttgtgaTGAGCAGACTTTGATCCCCTGCGCGAGTGTAGGCGAGAGGAACCTGTTAGCTGACGTGGCTAGAATCGTGGAGAAAAACGGCAAGTTGTTTAAGAGGAAAGACGATCTGATAAAGGTAGTCGCGGAAGCACTTTCCTCCGCTCTCGGTTACGATTCTTCCATCTGCAAATCGAAATGGGAGAAAACTTCGTCGTGTCCTGCTGGTACTGTTAATTTACTGTGAATTTCAATTTGAGTTTGGATTTGgagttgaatttgaatttggccGACTGAGTGTGTTTGCGTCTTTGGTTTAGGTGAATATGAATTCATAGATGCGATTGTGGAAGGTGAGAGGTTGATCGTGGATGTCGATTTTCGATCCGAGTTTGAGGTGGCGAGATCCACGGGAAGTTACAAGGCAATTCTTCAATCGCTGCCGTTCATCTTCGTTGGAAAATCTGAGAGACTGAAGCAGATCGTGGCGATTGTCTCCGAAGCGGCAAAGCAGAGtttgaagaagaaaggaatGCACGTTCCGCCCTGGAGGAAGCGCGATTACATGCTCGCAAAGTGGCTCTCTCCGTCTAGCGTTAGGGAGAAGCAACCCCCGTCCTCCTCCGTGCAAGTCGCCGTAGCTCCACCGGAAACAATGTACTCCGGTGATGCAGCGTCGAGGGAGAGCGATTGCGGTGAGTTGGAGCTGATCTTCAGCGAGTCACCGCCGAAGAACGAGACCGAGTCCGAGGCTGATTCCGGCAAGGAGAAGGCGGAGTCGCCATCACCTACCACGGCGTGGCAACCGCCAGCGGTGAAGCCGAAGAGCGTCGAGAGAGGGACCAAGGTGGTTACCGGATTGGCCTCTCTTCTCAAGGACAAAccatagaatttttttttgttatttttctttttttttagttccgaaattaaaaaattaaaatataaaagagaaaatatcgGATGAGGCTCCCTTTTTTATGAAGTATTTTTGTTTCCCTTCTTTTGTTATCAAGGGAAAATTTGTAAGAAGtaactttttgttattttttttttggttcgCACCATGTAAGTGTAAGAAGCTGCTGCCACAGCAATATCATCTGTAATAAAATCAAAAgctgaaattaaaatttttctaaagttcataaaactgaaaaagaaaagaaaaaccaccTGAGGATGCATGCATGGCGCCGAGAGATTCTTTTGCTTCGATTTCCCAAATGTCAGTACTATGCTTCTGCTATGATcagaattttctttctttctttattatttgttttgaacaGAAAccactttttctctttttattttatttttttaatttttctgtgaGTGTTGGTTTTGGTTCATCATGATTGAGAAAGTGCAGAGAGAAGTTACAAGTTACACGACCCAGcaactttcaaaatttttttgGCATCGTGCTACTACTCACAACGTTCTGGTCCCTTGAAAGGAGACAAGGAAGTATGAAACTTTGCTATCTtaaattttctcatcttttcATGAACACTTGATTAAGGACTTCAACTAACTCCTCCTTTTTATTCTTCTAATTTTCTCTAATATCCATTGAACTCTGGAATGGATAAAGATGAAGAAGCATTGAATATGTGTAAACTACTGgtatcataattaataattatattttatggattagattatataaaaataatttatagtgaCTGTGGAATGCTGAAAACGCAGGATGGAGCAGCAGAAGAAGGAAGAAGGGTCGTGGCATCTCGAATTTCGTGAGGATTAGGGAACTCGTGAAGAAATcagatgaaggagaagagacAGAGAgggtaaaatattattattattattattattattattgcatTTGGTacgttaaaaataattttctttcttcttatttattttatcttaaaatctTTTGGAGTACATCAAAAGCAAAAGAGGAAAagtgaaaaagtgaaaatctCTGCTCCTTTCTCTCACCAAGCAATGCCCTTTAAATGAAACCTGACAGAATATGCCTAATTATTTCCGATACTGTTACTCATACATACTACAAGCCACTaccaacaaaaaatataaataaatactatgTTTAATaccttaaaattttaaaaagtttttcaaatttttcaataattaagaaataggaaaaatatattttggaattgTTTTTTGAATCCACAGTTTctgtaaaaaaacaaaaagaaaaggaaactcAGATTAGGTGAGCAGTTACTTTGACTAATGAAAAATTTGATTGTGGTCACTGTGACTTGACTTTGGGCACATATTAATCAGAAAGGagaaatatatttctatatagtaataaaaaagaaagtataCAACAAGTTATAAAGATAGAGAATACAAAATATAAGATAACTCACATAAGATGGAGAATTTATCAATGTTATATCTTTCTATAAATTCAAAGAGTAATAACCagttattattttgtaaattattatttaattttcataagtTGAGATAACTTGTatgtttatttctttctctcatGATAGGATTAGGAATTTAGGAGACTCTTGTGaactaaacataaataattcaCAATGATTGCAGTGGGCCCCAGTAATCCATTGCGATGCCCAACTGCAGtatataatatttgaagaaaataggcatttatttatgatattacTAATATTgtaaaactcatttataaagCGAGTGGGCCCATCACAAAGCTCTCCTGTCAGAGCAAAAAATAGGGTCCTTTTCCTTCTGCcttcaaaacttttaaaaacaataaacatcaccattgaaaattaaaaaaaaaaaaaatattttttaaagtttgcaATAATAAATAGACATAAACTGATAAATAGGGTGATGAAAGCAACCCCACACCTAACCTCTAACATAAGAATgggttttaatttttagtttaatgtTGGTTTGTTTGGTTGTAGCCCATTCGATAGAGAAAGGTTACTTAGGAAGtggatttttgatttttttacaaCCCTTTGCCCAACCCACACGAAATATATACCACCCTTTCTTCTTTACTTTCTCTTAATTATTatgcaattttttaatattttatacatcaaaatatatctttttattaattttaaatactaaaaatatttatttatggtaCCTAACCTGGAGAAGAGTTTGGGAGAGAGAAGCAGTGGGAGTttgaggaaaaagaaaacaaagtgaAAAGCCTTTATCCTATGTTGATTTGACATGTCTCCTTTGTTCTCACAAGctactcttttctttctttattgcCACTCATAtcatcatatcatatcataatATCATACCATATGGATGTGCATCCACTCTCACATCCATCATCCATAATGCATCTTCTCTTATCATATCTATCTATAATTATCATTATGAATCATTCTTTCAAATAcactttttattattcattctcactattttataatttttattttcaaaatcacaccccaaattttgttaaaatggATTTCAACAATAATTTTGATACAACAAAATACAAGTAGGAAATGAgatttacattcatttatttattttaaaatagttttatctttatttttattattaatttttatttaaatttctttaatattttacattgaatttATCTATGAAAcaagtatttgaaaatatttaataataaagtgCATTGTATTAAAATTGGAAAAGTACATAATTAGTTTAGATCTAAAAGTAGTAAGTTAATTTGGTATTAAGAGTTTTCATACTTTAGCTTAAGCATAAACAAAACTTGGAATGAAGGGTTTGTACAAGTacaaaagaagaagacatgTTCCAAAAAATTGCTTGTAAGAAGGGAATTCTTGTACATTAATTTATTGCGTGAAGCAAACACATTATCATACGAATCCAgataactaatttataaaaaatacgtTACTTACATCAAAGGCCGTACACAATTTCAGATAATTAATTTGTCAATATTGGTTGCTTACATCAAATACCGTAGACCTTAATTGGTGCTTACGTAATTGTTTATACATATcttattcttaaataatttttccttcATTATAAAGAATTAGCATATTGAAGTATTCTACTATAAAGACACATACAATTCATAAAGATTCCTGTTTAATTCATATAACTATTAACcaaatttacataaattattgaaattgaatttttgtatttcaatttttttatcatatttaaaaaagtaataggatgatatttatatactaaaactatttataaaaaatatataatttaatttgttttcttctacatattaaatatatgtaaatttaaagagaaaaatacatCATCATAATCCATTGATGCAATAAAAGAAATCTTCACTATATagataaattttcattttaaatatttagtaaGAGATGGTAATTAATTCATGATAACATAATGAACTAAAAGGAAATTGCAttgtgattaatttattttctttcaaaaataatatgtatttttatttttaaaagtataatatgaataaagtatattttattgGTTAGAATTTTAtgacttataatattttaaaagattattcgATGctcaaattaataaaagagtTTGACTTTTTTAgataagaaataattaatatgaatgAATGTGTATTTATTGGTGAAATActatatgtatttatatggTTTATGAACAATGTGACTTATGCAATAaaattagtaatatcaaaataaatattgagTATTATCGACAAATATAATGATTTATTGTATACACAAcgaaataataatgataatgtgACACTTTACCtgatttatcaaatattttgtaaatatataatattaataaatattatgatgTAATCAGACTACAGATATTTGGCTACATATGttgttaatatatgaatatttgcaccaacaaatatattttagaatattctTTAACCGCTTTAAATTAGCAAAGTTGAATGTTTCTTGTTGGTCCATATGATTTAGCATAGTTTTTAGGACATGTATGTACATAAGCTCCCCGTCTCGGGAGTTTGATCATTGTGTGTGAAGTGCTTGTTGTGATTATGATTAGCCTTTTGGCCGACCAGTGGTtgacttttagggttttgcaaATGGGTCGACCATTAGGTCGAGTTGTAAGTAGTTTCTTTAACCATGCGAGTGGATTGACTAGACTTTGTTGTTGTCTTACCTTAGATGTCTCTATTGTATAAGTACTACTGACTTAGGTAGACTTTTGCTTGGTGTTGTCGACTTAAACGCACTTCATTTTGTGTTGCTGACTTAGGCAGGCTCTAGTGTTAGTCTAGGCAGACTTGTGCTTAATGTTGTTACTTTGGTTAGACTTTGTTGGGTGTTGTCGGCTTAGTAATGATCTGGTGCTTGTATTGCTTggttaatgataattttattggTAAATGTAGAGCATTAATGAAGAGTTTTTCTAAAACATCACTTTGATTACCTTGAGGTGTAAAACATTCCTTCAATTAAATGGTTCTGATCGTGGCTAACAGGGCTACATCACAGTAGTTGAACTCAGAGAATGAAACATCAAAAGTTATTCATAGTTGGGAGGGAAATGATGCTTGACTAACATTCATTTCACTTTGAATTCTTTGCTTTTATACTTTGTTTCTTCATAATCTTTTTTGCACCTTTGGCATTTCTTTCCCCGCATGTTGTACATCTTCTTTGTTTGCTTATGTGAGTCGCCCTTGTTTCCTTTAAGCCTTTCTTTTCGTTCCTGCATTTGCTTCGATAATTGGTATGtcttcatcttcctcctctGATATTGGTTATGGTTGTCGTCGCTCTATCTTGGAGAGAGATATCACTCCTATGAGTCCAATTCTCCTCCTCTTTTTGACGAGAGGGTTTCCTCAATGGATCCCCTTTCTGTCACCCCTCTTGTGATGGCTTCTCCTAGGGTCACCATGGTGGTTTTTAAAAGGTAGAAGAAGACAATAAAGAGTAGAAGGACATACCTTTGCAACGTGGATTGAGTAGCCTACACTAACGACCAAAAGGCACAATGGTTTCCCCATTAGGGATCTTATATATATCTGGATTCAAGACGAGGTGACCCTTTTATGTCTTTGAGTTTGTTAGcatttggatttgattttgaagGACCGCGACTAGGTTGGACTCGATTAATCACATGATTCTAAGCATGAATATTCGAAAAAGTGACAAGATTTGAGTGGACTGAAGAACTTTGATGTGTACTCCTAAAGATTGGGAAGCAAGAGAAAATTTATTTGCAAAAGACTTTACGATGTTGAAGTCATTAagaaagtttgaaatatttaaagtaGGATACAATGAATATAAGTGAATGTGTATTTTCTGgtaagatattatatatatatatatatatatatatatatatatatatatatatatatatatatatatatatatatatatatatatatatatatatttgtagagtttatgaattttgtgattcatataataaaattaataatataaaaaaatataaactaatttcgacaaataaaataacttatcatatataataattaacgATTTAATAGTGATATCGTGACACCTTATctaatttatcaaatattagTTAAATAGATTATAGGTTAGCGAAATTTTTGCTAGAATACTTGACTTAATATATTTGTGAGATTCTTtgtataaatattctttttgaattttattttgaattaatgttgGACTTGAAAATATGACGTAATGAAGTATCAAAGTAAAATATCAAGTTggttgtttttataaaaaattgaaaaattggtTACTTTCAACAAAACTCTAAACATGTTATTATCAATGATGAAATTACaagttaaaataatgttataacaTTGAATTAAATTCCAAAATAATATAGTTACCAAATATTATTACACTTAAATTAAGCTACCAATTAACTTTCATTAGatagagaaaaatatgatttaaacattaaaataattgaacaaATTTAAATACGCATTTATATATGTTGAAATCTATTTTGAGTGGTACAAACTTTTCTACGTGTTTCAGTTTGTGTCAGACTATATGCTAttcattgtttaatttaattacaaattaaaataagatttaaataaaaagatattttgaatttactaatatatgatatattgaa from the Vigna angularis cultivar LongXiaoDou No.4 chromosome 3, ASM1680809v1, whole genome shotgun sequence genome contains:
- the LOC108324946 gene encoding uncharacterized protein LOC108324946 is translated as MAPMKVQPIAIDIDSEKVKDAVVVRNESVLKSRLKRLFVFDRQLPKNNKDVATEFEPSSVCLAKMVQNFMEEQPPAPKCGRNRCNCFNANSSDEDDFDLFGAPPPESSTTDAAESLKTLIPCASVGERNLLADVARIVEKNGKLFKRKDDLIKVVAEALSSALGYDSSICKSKWEKTSSCPAGEYEFIDAIVEGERLIVDVDFRSEFEVARSTGSYKAILQSLPFIFVGKSERLKQIVAIVSEAAKQSLKKKGMHVPPWRKRDYMLAKWLSPSSVREKQPPSSSVQVAVAPPETMYSGDAASRESDCGELELIFSESPPKNETESEADSGKEKAESPSPTTAWQPPAVKPKSVERGTKVVTGLASLLKDKP